One window of Falco cherrug isolate bFalChe1 chromosome 21, bFalChe1.pri, whole genome shotgun sequence genomic DNA carries:
- the LOC102045783 gene encoding E3 ubiquitin-protein ligase TRIM7-like isoform X1, which translates to MPSIHVPRPALVKSVLARRREAMAAVFLPGNLQDEATCSVCLEFFKDPVSIECGHNFCRACIIKSWKDLEMDFPCPQCREVFQQKSFRPNRQLANMSEIISQFTLRGAKGAEEEGLCTKHREALKLYCKDDRRTICVVCDRSREHRPHAVVPVDEASEEYKEKIQGRLDFLKKERQELLEFKVNDDKKTQELLKTIENERQKLLLEFERLRQFLHDQEHILLGQLEKMEKNIAKRQNENITDLSKEITLLNKLITELEEKIQQPMLEFLKDVMNIISRSDDVKCQKPVPVCTDMKMHICNFSLKTVVLEKVLKKFRENLQDELGRGEKEDLTLDPDSANHLLILSADLKSVRMGCRKQELPDNPKRFDTNSRVLASTGFKSGRHYWEVEVGASDGWAFGVAKESVRRKGLTQFSPEEGIWAVQQNGGRYWAVTSPQRTPLCLSQKLSKVRVYLDYEGEEVSFYNADNMQHIFTFNVAFQEKVFPLFSVCSTVTYIKLCP; encoded by the exons ATGCCAAGCATTCATGTTCCACGTCCAGCCCTGGTGAAATCAGTCCTTGCCCGTAGGAGAGAGGCCATGGCGGCGGTGTTTCTGCCTGGCAATCTCCAGGATGAAGCCACTTGCTCTGTCTGCCTGGAGTTCTTCAAAGACCCCGTGTCCATCGAGTGCGGGCACAACTTCTGCCGGGCGTGCATCATCAAGAGTTGGAAGGACCTAGAGATGGATTTTCCCTGCCCACAGTGCCGGGAGGTCTTCCAACAGAAGAGCTTCAGACCCAACCGGCAGCTGGCAAACATGTCCGAGATCATCAGCCAGTTCACCCTCCGTGGGGCCAAGGGTGCCGAGGAGGAAGGGCTCTGCACAAAGCACAGGGAAGCCCTCAAGCTCTACTGCAAGGACGACCGGAGAACCATCTGCGTGGTGTGCGACCGGTCTCGGGAGCACCGGCCGCATGCTGTTGTACCTGTGGATGAGGCATCCGAGGAGTACAAG GAGAAAATCCAGGGACGCTTGGATTTCTTGAAAAAGGAGAGGCAAGAGCTGCTGGAGTTTAAAGTGAATGATGATAAGAAAACCCAGGAGCTCTTG AAAACCATCGAGAACGAGCGGCAGAAGCTGCTCTTGGAGTTTGAGAGGCTGCGGCAGTTCCTGCACGACCAGGAGCACATCCTCTTGGGGCAGCTGGAGAAGATGGAGAAGAACATTGCCAAGAGGCAGAATGAGAACATCACCGACCTCTCCAAGGAGATCACACTCCTCAACAAGCTCATCacagagctggaggagaaaatcCAGCAGCCCATGCTTGAATTCCTCAAG gATGTCATGAACATCATCAGCAG aagtgaTGATGTGAAGTGCCAGAAGCCTGTACCAGTATGCACAGATATGAAAATGCACATCTGCAATTTTTCCCTCAAGACTGTTGTCCTTGAGAAAGTCTTAAAGAAATTCAGAG AAAACCTGCAAGATGAACTGGGAAGAGgtgaaaaag AGGACCTGACCCTGGACCCCGACTCGGCAAACCACCTCCTCATCCTGTCTGCAGACCTCAAGAGCGTGAGGATGGGTTGTAGGAAACAGGAGCTGCCTGACAACCCCAAGAGATTCGACACGAACTCGCGGGTGCTGGCTTCCACGGGCTTCAAGTCGGGAAGACACTACTGGGAAGTGGAGGTGGGGGCCTCGGACGGCTGGGCCTTTGGGGTGGCCAAGGAGTCCGTCAGGAGGAAAGGTCTGACGCAGTTTTCCCCCGAAGAAGGCATCTGGGCGGTACAGCAAAACGGAGGTCGCTACTGGGCGGTCACTTCGCCCCAGCGCACTCCGCTGTGCCTCAGCCAGAAACTCAGCAAGGTCAGGGTGTACCTGGATTATGAAGGGGAAGAAGTCTCCTTCTACAACGCCGACAACATGCAGCACATCTTCACCTTCAACGTCGCCTTCCAGGAGAAGGTGTTCCCTCTCTTTTCCGTCTGCTCCACCGTCACCTACATTAAACTGTGCCCCTGA
- the LOC102045783 gene encoding E3 ubiquitin-protein ligase TRIM7-like isoform X2 — translation MPVSLWQSLGLADGGDWEKIQGRLDFLKKERQELLEFKVNDDKKTQELLKTIENERQKLLLEFERLRQFLHDQEHILLGQLEKMEKNIAKRQNENITDLSKEITLLNKLITELEEKIQQPMLEFLKDVMNIISRSDDVKCQKPVPVCTDMKMHICNFSLKTVVLEKVLKKFRENLQDELGRGEKEDLTLDPDSANHLLILSADLKSVRMGCRKQELPDNPKRFDTNSRVLASTGFKSGRHYWEVEVGASDGWAFGVAKESVRRKGLTQFSPEEGIWAVQQNGGRYWAVTSPQRTPLCLSQKLSKVRVYLDYEGEEVSFYNADNMQHIFTFNVAFQEKVFPLFSVCSTVTYIKLCP, via the exons ATGCCTGTGAGCTTGTGGCAGTCCTTGGGGCTTGCAGATGGGGGTGACTGG GAGAAAATCCAGGGACGCTTGGATTTCTTGAAAAAGGAGAGGCAAGAGCTGCTGGAGTTTAAAGTGAATGATGATAAGAAAACCCAGGAGCTCTTG AAAACCATCGAGAACGAGCGGCAGAAGCTGCTCTTGGAGTTTGAGAGGCTGCGGCAGTTCCTGCACGACCAGGAGCACATCCTCTTGGGGCAGCTGGAGAAGATGGAGAAGAACATTGCCAAGAGGCAGAATGAGAACATCACCGACCTCTCCAAGGAGATCACACTCCTCAACAAGCTCATCacagagctggaggagaaaatcCAGCAGCCCATGCTTGAATTCCTCAAG gATGTCATGAACATCATCAGCAG aagtgaTGATGTGAAGTGCCAGAAGCCTGTACCAGTATGCACAGATATGAAAATGCACATCTGCAATTTTTCCCTCAAGACTGTTGTCCTTGAGAAAGTCTTAAAGAAATTCAGAG AAAACCTGCAAGATGAACTGGGAAGAGgtgaaaaag AGGACCTGACCCTGGACCCCGACTCGGCAAACCACCTCCTCATCCTGTCTGCAGACCTCAAGAGCGTGAGGATGGGTTGTAGGAAACAGGAGCTGCCTGACAACCCCAAGAGATTCGACACGAACTCGCGGGTGCTGGCTTCCACGGGCTTCAAGTCGGGAAGACACTACTGGGAAGTGGAGGTGGGGGCCTCGGACGGCTGGGCCTTTGGGGTGGCCAAGGAGTCCGTCAGGAGGAAAGGTCTGACGCAGTTTTCCCCCGAAGAAGGCATCTGGGCGGTACAGCAAAACGGAGGTCGCTACTGGGCGGTCACTTCGCCCCAGCGCACTCCGCTGTGCCTCAGCCAGAAACTCAGCAAGGTCAGGGTGTACCTGGATTATGAAGGGGAAGAAGTCTCCTTCTACAACGCCGACAACATGCAGCACATCTTCACCTTCAACGTCGCCTTCCAGGAGAAGGTGTTCCCTCTCTTTTCCGTCTGCTCCACCGTCACCTACATTAAACTGTGCCCCTGA